One Vicia villosa cultivar HV-30 ecotype Madison, WI unplaced genomic scaffold, Vvil1.0 ctg.000078F_1_1_2_unsc, whole genome shotgun sequence genomic region harbors:
- the LOC131623793 gene encoding uncharacterized protein LOC131623793 isoform X2, with amino-acid sequence MSQQRQPHMMSGGNNQDQYSDTTFTKIFVGGLAWETQRDTMRRYFEQFGEILEAVVITDKYTGRSKGYGFVTFKDPEAAIRACQNPSPVIDGRRANCNIASLGANKNRSVTLQHGRFRPPHGVMAPVPYHGSSSSTIFHQPTTRQYTLPYSAYGYSGYSQDTLYPPNYYNVYGVQQYSPYYPSVGGAGTMGLVQNMYPYYGQYAQNIHGPGFGVQYPQMTQIPVLSQNYGSTGILSFPSSAALPTITTATEAATATTTIATNVVITEVTGSQATETTDSEQQHSTT; translated from the exons ATGTCTCAACAAAGACAACCTCATATGATGAGTGGTGGTAACAACCAAGATCAATATAGTGACACAACATTTACCAAAATTTTTGTTGGTGGGTTGGCTTGGGAGACTCAAAGGGACACAATGAGAAGGTATTTTGAGCAATTTGGAGAGATCTTAGAAGCTGTTGTTATCACTGATAAGTATACTGGGAGATCTAAAGGTTATGGTTTT GTGACATTTAAGGATCCTGAGGCAGCTATAAGAGCATGTCAGAATCCCTCTCCTGTTATTGATGGAAGAAGAGCTAATTGCAATATTGCTTCTCTTGGTGCTAACAAGAATAGATCAGTAACTCTTCAACATG GAAGGTTTAGGCCTCCACATGGAGTGATGGCACCAGTTCCTTATCATGGATCTTCATCATCCACAATTTTCCATCAACCTACCACTAGACAGTACACATTACCTTATTCAGCATATGG ATATTCTGGATATTCACAAGACACCTTGTATCCTCCG AACTATTACAATGTGTATGGAGTTCAACAATATTCACCTTACTACCCATCTGTTGGAGGTGCTGGAACAATGGGGTTGGTGCAAAATATGTACCCTTACTATGGACAATATGCACAAAATATCCATGGTCCTGGTTTTGGAGTTCAGTACCCTCAAATGACACAGATTCCGGTTTTGTCTCAGAATTATGGTTCCACTGGAATATTGTCATTTCCTTCTTCAGCAGCATTGCCAACCATTACTACAG CAACCGAAGCCGCAACCGCAACTACTACGATAGCAACAAACGTGGTAATTACCGAGGTTACCGGTTCACAAGCTACTGAAACAACAGACTCTGAACAACAACATTCAACAACTTGA
- the LOC131623793 gene encoding uncharacterized protein LOC131623793 isoform X1: protein MSQQRQPHMMSGGNNQDQYSDTTFTKIFVGGLAWETQRDTMRRYFEQFGEILEAVVITDKYTGRSKGYGFVTFKDPEAAIRACQNPSPVIDGRRANCNIASLGANKNRSVTLQHGRFRPPHGVMAPVPYHGSSSSTIFHQPTTRQYTLPYSAYGYSGYSQDTLYPPQNYYNVYGVQQYSPYYPSVGGAGTMGLVQNMYPYYGQYAQNIHGPGFGVQYPQMTQIPVLSQNYGSTGILSFPSSAALPTITTATEAATATTTIATNVVITEVTGSQATETTDSEQQHSTT from the exons ATGTCTCAACAAAGACAACCTCATATGATGAGTGGTGGTAACAACCAAGATCAATATAGTGACACAACATTTACCAAAATTTTTGTTGGTGGGTTGGCTTGGGAGACTCAAAGGGACACAATGAGAAGGTATTTTGAGCAATTTGGAGAGATCTTAGAAGCTGTTGTTATCACTGATAAGTATACTGGGAGATCTAAAGGTTATGGTTTT GTGACATTTAAGGATCCTGAGGCAGCTATAAGAGCATGTCAGAATCCCTCTCCTGTTATTGATGGAAGAAGAGCTAATTGCAATATTGCTTCTCTTGGTGCTAACAAGAATAGATCAGTAACTCTTCAACATG GAAGGTTTAGGCCTCCACATGGAGTGATGGCACCAGTTCCTTATCATGGATCTTCATCATCCACAATTTTCCATCAACCTACCACTAGACAGTACACATTACCTTATTCAGCATATGG ATATTCTGGATATTCACAAGACACCTTGTATCCTCCG CAGAACTATTACAATGTGTATGGAGTTCAACAATATTCACCTTACTACCCATCTGTTGGAGGTGCTGGAACAATGGGGTTGGTGCAAAATATGTACCCTTACTATGGACAATATGCACAAAATATCCATGGTCCTGGTTTTGGAGTTCAGTACCCTCAAATGACACAGATTCCGGTTTTGTCTCAGAATTATGGTTCCACTGGAATATTGTCATTTCCTTCTTCAGCAGCATTGCCAACCATTACTACAG CAACCGAAGCCGCAACCGCAACTACTACGATAGCAACAAACGTGGTAATTACCGAGGTTACCGGTTCACAAGCTACTGAAACAACAGACTCTGAACAACAACATTCAACAACTTGA